The segment ACCCCCACGCAGAGCGTGGCCCGACGAATACCAGCGCGATCAGAACAAGGCCGACGATCACCCTCAACAGTCGGTCTATGGTGCCTTCATTTCGGGACATTCCAATTCCTCCTTCTCATTGCGGGAGATCGGGTGCGGCCGCGATCGTGCGCGCGGTCACGCCCTGTCGCCCATTCCGCCTCAGTCTTCGAGCAGGGCGCGGAGCATCCAGGCGGTTTGCTCATGCTGCGCGATTCTCTGGGTAAGCAGATCCGCGGTCGGCTCGTCGCTCGCCTTTTCGACCAGCGGGAACAGGGCGCGCGCCGTGCGGGCCGCCGCTTCGTGGCCCTTGGCGAGAATATCCACCATGTCGAGCGCCTTGGGCGGAGATTCCGGCGCGTCAGGCAGGGAGCTGAGCTTGGCGAACTGCGCATAGGAACCCGGTGCGGGCTGACCCAGCGAGCGGATACGTTCGGCGATCGGGTCGATCGCGTTCCACAGCTCGGTATATTGCGTCATGAACATGGTATGGAGGCTGTTGAACATCGTCCCCGTCACGTTCCAGTGGAAGTTGTGGGACGTCAGATAGAGGGTGTAGGTGTCCGCCAGCAGGCGGCTCAGGCCTTCGGAGATCGCAATCCGATCTTCCTCGCCGATCCCGATATTCACTTGTCTGGTCATGGGTTTCTCCTTGGTCAAAATTAATCCAGTTCCCGCAATCCCGCGAGCAGGGCGGCGCGGGAGATTTCGCCAACATGCAGCTCACGAATGACGCCCTTGCTGTCGACGAACAGCGTCGCGGGAAGACCCGCGGACCCGATCGCGGCGGCGGCGCTTTGATCGCTATCCAAGAGGATATGCGCCGAGGTCAGGCGTTGGCCGTCCAGCCAGGTCCGCACCTTCGTCGCGTCCTCGCCCTGGTTGGCGAGCAGGATCGGCACAGGCGAGCGCGCGGCCTCTTCGATCAGCATAGGCATCTCGCGCCGGCAGGGCGGGCACCAGCTCG is part of the Rhizorhabdus wittichii RW1 genome and harbors:
- a CDS encoding Ferritin, Dps family protein (PFAM: Ferritin, Dps family protein), whose product is MTRQVNIGIGEEDRIAISEGLSRLLADTYTLYLTSHNFHWNVTGTMFNSLHTMFMTQYTELWNAIDPIAERIRSLGQPAPGSYAQFAKLSSLPDAPESPPKALDMVDILAKGHEAAARTARALFPLVEKASDEPTADLLTQRIAQHEQTAWMLRALLED